In Bacillus kexueae, a single genomic region encodes these proteins:
- a CDS encoding ABC-F family ATP-binding cassette domain-containing protein, which yields MILLQLNDVTKHFGADLILSNIKLEVQSGDKIALVGRNGAGKSTLLKIIAGELSYDSGEIIKPKDLTIGYLAQNTGLESTQSIWEEMASVFTHLKEMEQKMRKMEASMAENDPTSQAFQQLLKEYDELQYSFKEQGGYQYEADIRSILHGLGFHDYSYETPVASLSGGQKTRLALGKLLLTKPDLLILDEPTNHLDIATLSWLEQYLQGYDGAVLIVSHDRYFLDKVVNIVYEIARTECTKFVGNYSKYLKQKAENYERDLKLYEKQQDEIAKMKDFIQRNLARASTTKRAQSRRKMLERMEVMDRPNGDLKSANFSFDIERQSGNDVLKVESLTVTYDGENPILSDLHFMLTRGESVALVGPNGIGKSTVLKTLVNRLTPLTGSIRFGSNVSIGYYDQEQADLTSNKRVLDELWDEYPTHTEKEIRTVLGNFLFSGDDVLKNVSSLSGGEKARLALAKLMMQKSNLLILDEPTNHLDLDSKEVLENALIDYPGTILFVSHDRYFMNRLSTKVLELSHEGLTTFLGDYDYYVMKKEEMRELKRLEEVPTKDKEAEAKPEGKRSYEEEKELKKKERQRQRKIEELESEITRLEEEIEKNETLLCDPEIFQDHERVQQIHEDNEKLKEQLEEHMLNWEELIEA from the coding sequence ATGATCTTATTACAATTAAATGACGTAACAAAACATTTTGGTGCTGACCTTATTTTATCGAATATAAAGCTTGAAGTGCAATCCGGCGACAAAATTGCTTTAGTAGGTAGAAATGGGGCCGGAAAATCCACTCTATTAAAAATCATAGCTGGAGAACTTTCGTACGATAGTGGAGAAATCATTAAACCGAAAGATTTGACGATTGGCTACCTAGCCCAAAATACTGGCCTCGAATCCACGCAATCCATCTGGGAAGAGATGGCATCTGTTTTCACACACCTTAAAGAAATGGAACAAAAAATGCGAAAAATGGAAGCCAGTATGGCAGAGAATGATCCTACTTCCCAAGCGTTTCAACAGCTTTTAAAAGAATACGATGAACTACAATACTCGTTTAAAGAGCAGGGTGGATATCAATATGAAGCCGATATTCGTTCTATTTTGCACGGCCTCGGATTTCATGACTACAGTTATGAAACTCCCGTTGCTTCACTTAGCGGTGGCCAAAAAACCCGCTTAGCCCTCGGGAAGTTATTATTAACGAAGCCTGATTTACTCATTTTAGACGAGCCGACCAACCATTTAGATATCGCAACGTTATCGTGGCTTGAGCAATATTTGCAAGGATATGATGGCGCCGTTTTAATCGTCTCACACGACCGCTACTTTTTAGATAAAGTCGTCAACATCGTCTATGAAATTGCGCGTACGGAATGTACAAAATTTGTCGGAAACTATAGCAAGTACTTAAAACAAAAAGCGGAAAACTATGAACGAGATTTGAAATTATACGAAAAACAGCAAGATGAAATTGCCAAAATGAAAGATTTCATTCAACGAAATCTAGCACGCGCTTCCACCACAAAACGGGCTCAAAGCAGACGAAAGATGCTCGAAAGAATGGAAGTTATGGACCGCCCAAATGGCGACTTAAAATCCGCTAACTTTTCATTCGATATCGAGCGTCAAAGCGGGAATGATGTGTTGAAAGTGGAGAGCTTAACGGTAACATATGACGGGGAGAACCCAATCCTTTCTGACCTCCACTTTATGTTGACACGTGGAGAATCCGTTGCATTAGTAGGGCCGAATGGGATTGGAAAGTCAACCGTTTTAAAAACTTTAGTGAATCGACTAACGCCACTTACAGGCAGTATTCGGTTTGGCTCAAATGTCTCGATCGGTTATTACGATCAAGAACAAGCTGACTTAACCTCTAACAAAAGAGTGTTGGATGAATTGTGGGACGAATACCCGACACATACTGAAAAAGAAATTCGAACGGTTTTAGGAAACTTTTTATTTTCAGGAGACGACGTTTTGAAAAATGTCTCTTCATTAAGTGGTGGAGAGAAAGCTCGCCTAGCTCTCGCAAAGCTAATGATGCAAAAATCAAACCTTCTTATTTTAGACGAGCCAACGAACCATCTCGATTTAGATAGTAAGGAAGTGTTAGAAAACGCACTGATTGATTATCCTGGTACCATTTTATTCGTTTCCCATGACCGCTACTTCATGAACCGTTTATCTACAAAAGTTTTAGAGCTTTCTCATGAAGGTTTGACAACTTTCTTAGGTGACTATGACTATTACGTAATGAAAAAAGAAGAAATGAGAGAGTTAAAACGGTTAGAAGAGGTGCCTACAAAAGACAAAGAAGCTGAAGCTAAACCAGAAGGGAAACGATCATACGAGGAAGAGAAGGAACTAAAAAAGAAAGAGCGCCAACGCCAACGAAAGATTGAGGAGCTTGAGTCCGAAATAACGAGACTAGAAGAAGAAATTGAAAAAAATGAAACGCTCTTATGTGACCCTGAAATCTTCCAAGATCATGAGCGTGTTCAACAAATTCATGAAGATAACGAAAAGTTAAAAGAGCAGTTAGAGGAACATATGTTAAACTGGGAAGAGTTAATAGAAGCGTAA
- the rimI gene encoding ribosomal protein S18-alanine N-acetyltransferase, protein MNQLANVRKMTADDLEAVHRIECSSFPNPWTKEAFMHELFENQYAHYFVIEMEEEIVGYCGLWVVFDDAQITNIAVLPTYRGQKLGETLLSYVMRFAKECEASQMTLEVRVSNLVAQALYKKLGFKEIGIRKNYYSDNQEDALLMWVNLHE, encoded by the coding sequence ATGAATCAATTAGCGAATGTACGGAAGATGACAGCGGATGATTTAGAAGCTGTTCATCGAATCGAATGTAGTTCCTTTCCCAATCCTTGGACAAAGGAAGCTTTCATGCATGAATTGTTTGAAAACCAATACGCTCATTACTTTGTTATTGAAATGGAAGAAGAAATCGTCGGCTATTGCGGACTATGGGTTGTTTTCGATGATGCTCAAATCACCAATATCGCGGTATTACCAACCTATCGTGGACAGAAGCTAGGAGAAACGCTATTAAGCTATGTCATGCGGTTTGCAAAAGAATGTGAAGCAAGTCAAATGACGCTTGAAGTGAGAGTTTCTAACCTAGTAGCACAAGCCTTGTATAAAAAGTTAGGATTCAAAGAAATCGGAATTCGGAAAAATTATTATTCGGATAATCAAGAAGATGCTTTATTAATGTGGGTGAATTTACATGAATGA
- the tsaD gene encoding tRNA (adenosine(37)-N6)-threonylcarbamoyltransferase complex transferase subunit TsaD — translation MNEKDRYILGIETSCDETAAAIIKNGSEIVANVVASQIDSHKRFGGVVPEIASRHHVENVTVVLEEVMQKAGMNFEDLSAIAVTEGPGLVGALLIGVNAAKALAFAHNLPLIGVHHIAGHIYANQLITELKFPLLALVVSGGHTELVYMKEHGSFEVIGETLDDAAGEAYDKVARTLNLPYPGGPHIDRLAHEGEPTIDLPRAWLDDSYNFSFSGLKSAVINTLHNASQRGETIEPQNLAASFQASVVDVLVTKTVRAQEELNVKQILLAGGVAANKGLRTALEDAFSTKDDVELVIPPLSLCTDNAAMIAAYGDILYQKKKFGQLDMNGNPGLELK, via the coding sequence ATGAATGAAAAAGACCGATATATATTAGGGATAGAAACGAGTTGTGATGAGACAGCAGCGGCCATCATTAAAAATGGAAGTGAAATTGTTGCGAACGTGGTTGCGTCTCAAATCGATAGTCATAAACGTTTTGGAGGCGTCGTACCGGAAATTGCTTCAAGACATCATGTTGAAAACGTAACTGTCGTACTGGAAGAAGTCATGCAAAAGGCAGGTATGAACTTTGAAGATTTATCGGCTATTGCGGTGACTGAAGGACCTGGATTAGTTGGGGCCTTATTAATTGGTGTAAACGCTGCAAAAGCATTAGCGTTTGCTCACAATTTACCCCTAATTGGCGTCCATCATATTGCGGGACATATTTATGCCAATCAGCTGATTACGGAATTAAAGTTTCCGCTTTTAGCGCTTGTTGTTTCTGGGGGGCATACGGAGCTCGTGTATATGAAAGAGCACGGTTCTTTTGAGGTGATTGGAGAAACTTTGGATGATGCAGCGGGAGAAGCATATGACAAGGTGGCACGTACGTTAAACTTACCGTACCCAGGAGGGCCACATATTGATCGTCTTGCTCATGAAGGGGAACCGACTATTGATTTGCCGCGTGCATGGTTGGACGATTCTTATAATTTTAGTTTCAGTGGGTTAAAATCTGCGGTGATAAATACGTTGCACAATGCTTCCCAGCGAGGGGAAACGATTGAACCACAAAATTTAGCTGCCAGCTTTCAAGCGAGTGTGGTCGATGTATTAGTAACGAAAACTGTTCGTGCTCAGGAAGAATTGAATGTAAAACAAATCTTATTAGCTGGGGGAGTAGCTGCGAATAAAGGTCTTCGAACAGCGTTGGAAGATGCTTTTTCAACAAAAGATGATGTAGAGTTAGTTATTCCGCCGTTGTCATTGTGTACAGATAATGCTGCGATGATTGCAGCTTACGGTGATATTCTGTATCAAAAGAAGAAATTTGGACAATTAGATATGAACGGAAATCCAGGATTAGAATTGAAATAA
- the tsaB gene encoding tRNA (adenosine(37)-N6)-threonylcarbamoyltransferase complex dimerization subunit type 1 TsaB, translating into MTVLSIDTSNYVLGVALVDEQKVIGELVTNLKKNHSVRAMPAIQQLMNDCDIQIDQLSKIVVAKGPGSYTGVRIGVTIAKTLAWSKNIPLVGVSSLEVLAANGQFFNGYICPLFDARRGQVYTGLYEYSTEMKSVLPDQNVLLTDWLEKLKEKEKPILFVGNDVAIHKETIQQQLGEQAVIADVVHHNPRPSMLVKLGYHRDSENVHHFVPNYLRMAEAEAKWLEQQNASK; encoded by the coding sequence ATGACAGTACTATCAATTGATACGTCCAACTATGTATTGGGCGTGGCGCTAGTAGATGAACAAAAAGTAATCGGTGAACTTGTCACGAATTTAAAGAAGAATCATTCCGTGCGAGCAATGCCAGCGATACAACAACTAATGAATGATTGTGATATTCAAATCGATCAGCTATCGAAAATTGTTGTGGCAAAAGGGCCTGGTTCATATACGGGTGTTCGCATTGGTGTCACAATTGCCAAAACGCTTGCTTGGAGCAAGAACATTCCGCTTGTAGGCGTATCTAGTTTAGAAGTGTTAGCGGCAAACGGACAGTTTTTTAACGGGTATATTTGTCCACTTTTTGATGCACGCCGCGGACAAGTATATACGGGTTTATATGAATACTCCACGGAGATGAAGAGTGTTCTACCAGACCAAAATGTACTTCTAACCGATTGGTTAGAGAAATTGAAAGAGAAAGAGAAACCAATTTTATTTGTAGGAAACGATGTAGCCATTCATAAGGAAACCATCCAACAACAATTAGGAGAACAGGCTGTTATCGCAGATGTAGTGCACCACAACCCACGTCCATCTATGTTAGTAAAGTTAGGTTATCATCGCGATTCGGAAAATGTTCATCATTTCGTTCCAAATTACTTACGAATGGCTGAGGCTGAAGCAAAATGGCTGGAACAACAAAACGCATCAAAATGA